In Shewanella sp. MR-4, the genomic stretch GTTTAGCGACTGGAACGATCAAAACCAATAACGATGAAGTCGCCACAGCGATCGTTGCCGATGAACACACCTTAACCCTGAGCGGTTTACAGTTGTCGACTCGTAACGTTGAGCGTGAGTACAAGGTCAGCACTAACTTAACTGACAAGATGTGTCACACGCCGATCATCGATGAGTACTCTAAGGGTGGTTATATCGATCTGTGGGGCGAGTTCCGCATCCAACCTAACGCAGACTGGTTTGTCGGTGACTTTAACAACGCATTCGATGTGCCTATCAATTGGTTATTCTACAAACAAGACGCCAAGTTTGAAGTCTACAACCAACCTAACGCGGGCTACATGCGTATGCATACCGTGGGGGCGTTGCAGTTCAACACTGGTTACTGGTACATGTCACAGCACCGTGGTCCTGGTTTCTTGAACGAAGCATTGGCACCATTCTGGCGTGGTACTTTCACCAGCAAATATCGTCGCGATCCTTCTTCACCCTGGGGGTTAACCATCGCGAGTCAGTATGCTGCAGAGCGTCCAGATCTTGGGGATCTTCTGTTCCTCGAGTTTGATAATGTCACCGACACTAAAACGGGCGAAGAGTTTGACTTTGAAACCATTTTACGCAGTGGTATCGATGATCGCCCAGGCCAATTCGAAATCATTTATGCCTATAGCAACTTAGGTGAAAATGTGGCGAAAGGGGCCGTGTTTGTGGAAGGGTTTGATTCTCCATGGTCAAAAACCGTTGGTCCAAAAAATGGCACGCTATACGAGGTCTTAGGTTTCGATGACTTAGACGAAAAACTGCAAAACGATCTCGTGGTCTGTTACGACTACGTTGGTCCTGAGCAGAGCCGTATGGAAGTCAGCTTTAAAGTAGCTGTACAACCTGAAGCCACGGGTAAGACGCTGGATCTTGAGCTGAACTACGATCTTGAAGGTGCAACACCCACTAGCTTAGTGCATACAGTGGCAGTGAATGGCAATATCAAGTTAGTGCCAATCGCCAACCAAGTTGTGGCTGAAAACACCCGTCTTGAAGGACTAAGCGTATCCTATGTGGATGCGAACAAGGTCCCTAATACGGTTGAAGTTTCTGGCGAGCACATTAGTGCAGAGATCAACGGTAATGATTTTACCCTGATCCCAGAAGCTAACTTCCACGGCGACACTTTAGTCACAGTGACGATACGTGATAACGAAATCGGTTCAGATGCCGCCAGCACCAGCTTTATGCTGACGGTTGAGTCTGATGGTGTTGAACCTCCACCAGTCACCCCTGTGACTCCCGATAAGCCGGAGCCTGAATCTAGCTCAGGTGGTGCCTTAGGTTGGAGCTTGCTCAGCTTGCTTTCTATGGCGTTTATTCGCCGCGCTAAAAAAGCCACTCGTGCTTAATTAGCCTATAGTTCTAGTCAAAAAGAGGGACGCATGTCCCTCTTTTTATTGGATTAATATCCAGTTTTATTCGACTCATTCACGGGGTAATATGGATCCCATTCGCGCATGCTAAGCTTTATTGGGCACAAATCGACAGGGGATGAAGATGACTACAGAACGCTATTTTTACGAGCCGAGCAAGGGACATGGACTATCGCACGATCCCTTAAATGCGATTGTCGCCCCCAGACCCATAGGCTGGATCTCCTCGCGCAGTGCCCAGGGGCAACGCAATCTCGCGCCCTATAGTTTTTTCAATTGTTTCAACTACAAACCACCGATCATTGGCTTTGCCAGCACGGGCTGGAAGGACAGTGTCGCCAATATCGTCGACACTGGCGAGTTCGTCTGGAACCTCACCACCCGCAGCCTTGCCGAGAAAATGAATCAAACTTCCGCCATGTTACCCCGCGGGGAGGATGAGTTTGCCTTTGCCGGACTCACCCCCAAGGCGGGCACTATCGTCCAAGCTGAGCTGGTGGCCGAAAGCCCGGTCAACTTTGAATGTAAGCTGTCTCAATGTATTCAATTAACTGCCGCCAATGGGGATAAGATTGATACTTGGCTCGTCTTAGGTGAAGTGGTCGCGGTGCATATCGCCAAGCATTTGCTCAATAGTGAAGGTGTGTATCAAACCGCCCTCGCCGAACCCGTGCTGCGCGCAGGCGGCCCATCGGCTTACTATGGGATCTCCGAAGATCTGCGTTTCGATCTACATAGACCACAAGTGTAGGTGGTGGTACTCAAACTTCGTTTGAGTTTTTAAAGCAAAATCAACGTCGTGGGGCTTCACCCCCTATTTTTTATAAAGAGCCGACCAAAAGGGGAAAAGCGCCTGTTCCCCTTTTGGAAATCCCTCGACGTCCCTAGCGAAGTTACATGCATTGGTTAGTGGTCTCATACTCCAATAAAAATTGCCTAACGGCTCCGATGGGACATCCCTGTCTCCCCGAGCCTGTGCCATCATCCATGATGTCGCCACGGCCCAGCTTAAACAACTAAGAGCTATCTGCGTATTTCGACAACTTCGCAGGGGAGGCTAACTCCATTATTTTGGTGTTGTTAGTTAGCCCGAAAAGTAAGAAGAATTGCGGGCGTCTCCATTCTTACTTTTATCTGTTGTACAACCTTAATAATTGAGGCACACAGCAGGTGGCAGTGGGGTGTCCTCTTTTGCGATTAACGTTGGGAATTGGTTGATGATTTGAGTGTATGACTCAGGGAACTTCAAACGTATCAATGACATTAAACGTTGATGATGAGGGTAGACCTTGGGTTCAAGTACCATTAGTAAGGATAAGTACTCCAATAGATGCTCAGGGTTAAATTCGTAATGGTTAGTCTCCAATAACAGATACAGTGGATCTCGTCCGCTTTCCCTATATGGATAGCTAATATGCTGATTAACCAGATAATTGAGCAGTGGAAGATCGCGATTCACTATTGCAATGTCGAGCCAACTTTTACCCGTATAATCTAGCTTGTCGATATCCAAACCTTCGGTCATAAGGGAAATCGTTTTGGAATTTGCCATGCGATACAAGGCATCGTAGTCGAATGTTTCTTGACGTAATTTGCTGAGTTGTAACTCAGTGAAATACTCGGGGTTATAACCTAATAGTTGATAGAAAAATTCACGATTTACATTCTCTTCTAACTGCGCGTCCTCAACCATTTTAATGGCTTCATTAATGTTATTCTGAGCCGCAAGCCTGTATATAGCGCTGTCTAAGTTGTGATCGCCACTTTGCCGTCTAGAAAGAGGTTGCCATTGTTGATAGTTAAAGCAATCAGCTAATGCTGGATCAATTTGATGGAGATGGGTGGCTGTGACTTCCTTGCCCTCTTTGGTTAGTTTATCGATAAAGTAAGAAAGACTACGTGGCTGCCATTGAGAATCTATTTTGTGAACGAATGACTGGCAATCTGCAACTGCTTCAGGTGTAGCACTGTTTGCATCTAGTTGCGCAAAATTGGCGTTAAGTTCTTTTAATAAAGGGGAGTTAGGATTAAAAGTTAATACTTTTTTAGGGAGTATATCGGTGAGCGTGAGGCCATACATTTGCTGTAAATTTGTTATTTGTTGTGCATCGAAGCTATAAATATGGCGAGGAAAGAAACCCACGGCTTTTTGAGCTGACTGAATGCTAAAGTTGGCAGTGCTATTTAGTCCGTGAAGCGCTTTAATTATTTTGACTTGTCGTACAATTAAGTCATCTTCTAATGGAATATTCATTTGGAAATAGTAATCCAGACGAGCAAGGGCATAATCCATGGTTGTGCCTAGGTATGCATCATCACTGAGAACACTGTTCTTTTCTAGCAGAGTGGTTACGATTTGATCCCTGCCATAGTAGGCTGCGGTATCTATAAGATGTAGAGTTTCATTCTCTTGGATTCCGAATCCTATAATCTCATCAGTGTTATCAATTTTTTCAATGGCTTGTGACAATAATTGCTGGCTAAGTGAATCTTGTTTAAGCAACCAATCAACATCATCGATGCTGAGCTTCGTTTCTTTAATGAGTGCTAGTGCGTCAGCTTGAGTGAGTGTGGCAATATTTTCTATTTGAGATTGAGGTATGCTTCTCTCGATTCGTACAAACGAGGGGAGATCAGGTACTAAAGCCTTTACTTGTTCGGCTAAACTTTGATTCTGCTGATTAAGTTTTGAGTCTTTTTTGAGCTGCTTTGCCCGCCAATTAGCCGCGAAATTAGAATTTAAAAAGTGATCTATAGCCAATGTAATCTCATCGATAGAATACCCCTTGTCTAACCATTGATCCCATTCTTGTTTTTTAGCCCAACTCCAACGTGTTTCTTTTTCCGATGTGATAAGTTGTTGGCAACTATAGTAGTTGTTAGGAGCCTTCAGTTTTTTGTGGGCGACTTCTTTCTCAAGTGTTGCGGATGAAGACGAGGTTGAGGGCTGGGCTGTTTTTATCTTGTCATTGGAATGCGATGAGCTGTTAGAGTTTTTTTGGGTAAACCAAAATAGCGCGGCAATACAGGCGAGTAAAGCGACAAGGTACTTCTTCATTTTGTTTCAATCCTTAAAACGAGCATAGAATTATAATGATGTTTTATAAGGGGATAATATCATTGGAGTTCGTCATAATATGACATTTTATTTAGTCAGCGATGGTTAACATCATTTGATGTGTGGTTGTAAAAAATAGAATTAAGATTTCGGAAGGGATGGAAAGATTAAACGCTGGCATGAAAGTGACCGTTGGCGGCATGGATGCCGCCGAGCATACATGGATGATGGGATGGACACCTCTTGTGAAGTAGGCGTCATTTACGCCATATTGAATTTGCACGTTCAATAACAACAAAAGGTGTCCAAAATGAAAGTTACACTAATAGGAATTGATCTCGCAAAAAATATCTTCCAAGTATGTGGGGTAAATCAAGCTGGCAAGAGTGTTTTTAACCGTTCGATTAAACGTGCTCAGCTCCTTACTTTTCTGCGTACTTACCCTGATGCCACTATTGCGATGGAAGCCTGCAGTGGCTCTAACTATTGGGGCAGAGAGTTACTTTCTCTCGGGCATGACGTCAAACTGATCCCGCCTCAGCATGTTAAGCCATTTGTCAAAGGCAATAAGAACGATCGCAATGATGCCTTCGCTATCTGTGAGGCGGCGCAGAGACCGAACCTGATTTTCGTCCAGCCGAGAACCTTAGCGCAGGTTGA encodes the following:
- a CDS encoding flavin reductase family protein, which produces MTTERYFYEPSKGHGLSHDPLNAIVAPRPIGWISSRSAQGQRNLAPYSFFNCFNYKPPIIGFASTGWKDSVANIVDTGEFVWNLTTRSLAEKMNQTSAMLPRGEDEFAFAGLTPKAGTIVQAELVAESPVNFECKLSQCIQLTAANGDKIDTWLVLGEVVAVHIAKHLLNSEGVYQTALAEPVLRAGGPSAYYGISEDLRFDLHRPQV